ACCGAAACAAGAAAGATGTATGGACAAAAGTCTTGAAGAGCATCCGGCTGgttacataattttttaaaacttttggcACAACCAAAATAAGCCTTTAACTTGCTTCACCGTAGCCCAATATCAGTTTGTTGAAGAGCATCTCATTTGGGAAGAAGCTAATTTGTAGTTCATTTTGTATTTAAACAAAGAGAGCCAGAGGGGTATAAATTTGACATTTTGATAAGCTTTTCCTTTGTCATATTTCGTTCAAATTTCAGCCGTGTCTTTCAAACACTTCTGCCCGGTTACCACTACCGGCCACACAAGGGCTCGCTAGTCGCTAGTCGCTAGTCGCTCCTCTGCTTCCTCTCTCGTCTCGTCCCCTCTCCACGGGCCACAGTGGCGGCAAAGCCCtaaaatttcaaaattcaatGGCCAAGAACCCCAAGGCGGCCGACAaccgccgcggccggcctccCACCAGAAGGTCCCAACCCCGCCGCGCCAAGGCGGCCCCggtggcctcctcctccgttgACATCGAGGACCTGGCTCCCTCAGTGACCGTGgccgtagccgccgccgccccggcggcgctGCGCGCGCAGCTGCTGCGGTGGTACGACGCGCACCGGCGCGACCTCCCGTGGCGAcgcgccagcggcggcgaggaggagagggCGTACGCGGTGTGGGTGTCGGAGGTGATGCTGCAGCAGACGCGGGTGCCCGTCGTCGTCGGCTACTACGAGCGGTGGATGGCGCGGTGGCCCACCGTGcggagcctcgccgccgccacgcaggAGGTGAGCAATACTTGGTACATTGGGCAAGAGAGGAAAAGGCTTCAGATTTGTAGGAAAGATTCGACCTTTGATCCGAAAATCTTGTTGTGGGTAAATGATAATCGTGTTCTTGATTCGTGGCTGTGGTTTGATGCTTGCCGCAGGAGGTGAACGAGATGTGGGCGGGGCTCGGCTACTACCGGAGGGCTCGATTTCTTCTGGAGGTGAGTTGTGCTCGTAATGGATTGATGAGGAAGGGACTGGGGCGTATCTATCAGAAGGTTGGGGCTTGCTTGGCAACCATAGCTGCTGCGCGCATTCCCTGTTCGATGTTTTGCCTCAGAGAGCCTGGAAGATTAATTCAGAGTTCCATTTCCCTttaaatgaaagaaaagaaatctgAGCAGTAGTTCAtgatttgcattgcatttcaaCTAATTGTGAGATGTCATTATGTTACTTCATCTGGTGATCGGGCATTTTGGGCAGTTTGTCAGGAATTTAGTCTTTCTTTTAGGGCAAGGAATTTAGTCTTTTGGGTGACCTTCCTCTGTCTTTTTGCAGTTACCTTTAATTTAACAGTATTGTTGTCTCTAGTACTACGAATCAAGGATGAAGTACTTCTATCTGTGGTTTATGGTTGATGTTCTTTGTGTTGGGGAAACAGGGAGCAAAACAGATCGTGGAAAAGGGGGAGTTTCCTCGCACAGCGTCAGCCCTTCGCGAGGTTCGTGGCATTGGGGAttacacggcaggagccatcgCTTCTATAGCCTTCAATGAGGTTGTCCACAGTTTACCAACTCGTGATAGAGtgtgtgcgtgcgcgcgcgcttTCTCAATTCCTTTTTCAAATGATTTGTGGCCTTTCTTGTTGTTACAGGTTGTCCCTGTTGTGGATGGAAATGTGGTACGAGTGCTCAGCAGGCTTCATGCCATTGCTGACAACCCAAAAGAATCCTCAACAATGAAGAGATTCTGGTTAGCAGCACTGTACACTCCTTAACTTAAAGAACTTGAGTTCATCTGGTTTGTTGTCTGTTCATGGTAGAATGCTTATTACAATGTTGGAAATTTTGCAGTAAACTAATTTCATTTATTGTACTTTGtcctgttttcttttttgcactGAACAATAGGCCTTAATAATACATTGCATTGTGCTGTACAGTTGAAATGAAAATGTACATAGTCGATCTCAACTTACAGTTCTGACTTGCATTTTCCAATCACCTCCTAAACTTAGTGCAAACTTTACCATAGTAGGACAGGTAATGATACAGTGATCCTGATTCTCCTATAACCACATTTTTTGCTGTGAATCCAATTTTGAATTGGGAAGCTTTACACCAATCTCAGAACTTGCACAATGtacattttttttcatcataGGGAGCTTGCAGGTCAGCTGGTTGATCCTTTGAGACCAGGGGACTTCAACCAAGCAATGATGGAATTAGGAGCAACATTATGTAGCAAGACAAAGCCTGGTTGCACTGGATGCCCAGTCTCAAGTCACTGCCAAGCCCTTGCACTTTCTCTGGAAAACTCATCAGTCCAAGTTACAGACTTCCCACGAGTGGTTCCAAAGGCCAAACCTCGGAGCGATTTTGCTGCTGTTTGTGTTGTCCAGATTGCACAAGGCTTGGGAGAAGAGGTGACAGACACAAAGGGCAATGACGATCTCTTTTTGCTGATCAAGAGACCAGAGGAAGGCCTACTTGCAGGGCTCTGGGAGTTCCCGCTGGTCCTTGTGGATGAAGGGAAGACCGATTCGCTGAACAGGAGGAAAGCAATGGATAAGTATTTGACAAGGTTGCTTAGCATCGACATGGGACGAAAATCCAATGTGATCCTTCGGGAGGATGTTGGTCAGCATGTCCATATTTTCTCCCATATTCGCTTGACAATGTATGTGGAACTGATGATTATTAATCTCAAAGGTAAGAGTTTGTTGATTTTCGTCACAAAAAACAATTTATGTTCCTTGTCTTACTTTCCTGTCTTGCTTGCTAACTAACTACATTGTAGATGGTGTGGATCGactatgcaaaaaggaagatgatAGCACAAAGTTGAAATTCACTAACGAGTCCTCAGTGGAGTCCATGGGATTAACATCTGGTATTCGTAAGGTAATTGCAACTGGAGTATTTGCAATGTGAAATCGCACTAAATCTAATCAAAATTAATGTTTGGCTTCATTTCAGGTGTACAACATGGTCAAGGCTTTCAAGGAGAAAAGGCTCTCTGTATCGGAAAGAGGTCAAGTACCCACGAGGAAAAGGAGTAGACGGTCAAAGCAGTAACCCAGGCGGCCAGGCGACTATGGAGTAGAGACGGCTAGTGTAGTAGAAACTGCAGCTTGTAATTGTTGATGTCTATTTTGTTGCATGCATCTGAAGAGCTGAACTCTAAAACTGCTTATCGCTGCAAGCATGCTGGAAAATAGAAAGCCGGTGGTTCGTTGCGCAAATTATCTGCAActtttccattgcactttatGCAGTCTTCTAGTTTGCACACGATTCATTTTGACtgcccagagagagagagagagagagagagcctgTTAATACAGATCATATGGATAAACAGAAGTAGAAAGCTGGTAATCAGCCAGCAATCACATTTATTTTGCGATGACATTGTTTGTCCAATAACATGGACACATGGTACAACTGATGAAATAGCACGAACCAACCACACAGGCGTCAACTCAGTAATTCACACATAACAGTCATCTGCGGCAGCTAGGCACGAAACAGTAACAAGTACAGCTACAAGAAATACACCctgttgaaagttgaaacaaatGGACAGTGGCATTGTGCACTGTTACTACCAAACTAGATCATTCCTGGAATGGAGTGAGATCAATCTTGaacggcttctttcccttggtAACTCGCTTCAAGAGAGGGGGAAAAAACGAAGGTAAGATTACTGAGAGATTTGGCTTGAATGTACTGAATGATGTTAAACTTACAGCAATTGCTAACAATTCCTCCAATAGTTCCTCCAAATTGCGCAATGGctaagaaaaagagaagaaaacaaaTAGCATGTGTTTATATGATAAACATCATGAGCACTGGTATGTAAAGTGAAAAAGATTCATGGTGAAGTGAATTATACCCATTGGGTTGGGCCATCACATGGTGCGTTCAAGGGATCATCATGTACCTGTGGGATTATGCAATAAAGTAGATTTAATTTAGATAATTTCATTTAATGTTGAGCATAACAGCAGATTCTGTTAAAAGTAACAACATAGCTTGCTCAGTTTCTTTATATTCCTTTATGTTTTACCTCCATGAAAATACCATCAACACCAACAGCAACAGAAGTTCTTGCTATGCATGGTATTAGTTCTCGTAAGCCCCCGCTTGCAACACCTCCACCATCAAGCTTACAAAATAGAACACAAAATGCCCCAGTTTAATAGAAACAAACACCCACCAAAATAACAAGAGTTCATTATGAGCTAGTCGCCTAGTCCTGAAGTTGTAAAGTGAAAAAAAACCCTTATGTTTTAGTGGGCTGGTTTTGGTAGTAGGTAAATGTTCAACAGAATAGTGAAACTATTAGAAAGATCGAAAGGCCCCTTTCATATAATATTACATATTCTTATGATTATGGTTATCCGATGTAGAGATGGTCAAGGTTGGAACACCATGGTGCTCTAAAAGCTACAAGATGAATTGTATGCAATTTCACATCAGATGATTTGCAAGTGGTAAAGATACCTTTCTTCCAGCTGGTTGTTGTAGAGCATGTGTTATATCAGCTACCTGAAATGCATACCGGTCCATCAATGGTTTATAATCTACACCGTAGTTATTGCTAGCTAGCACACAGTGCAATATTGAAAGGTTTGGCAACAGAACAAAAATGTGAATTTCAAGATCAAAGGCCAAAAATCAGTCACGGATAATAAAAAAACTTTCCCCAAAGCATTGGACATTATTTCTGGAGAGAAGTGGAAAAAGCTCAATCTTAGGTTTTGACAACAGAAGAGCACCAGAATAGTCATCATTCCCACTATCATATTGCATCTATCTAAGATTTAAATAATaagttagtattttttttaactgtTGGCCCACGATAAGAGACCTGTTGAATGCCACAAATATCGATAAGCTAGATGGAAATGTTCAATCAGAAACAAGCTGGATGAGTCTAaagaggaggtggattatgcagtTATGAATGAGAGTAAGGTTCCAATACTTACAACTGGGCAGTTAGCTTCCCTAAGCCACTCAAGATTCCTTGGGTCAACAATTAGATCATCTGCTTGTTCATTGAGATAAATATCAGCCTTCATGGAGCAATGCGGAAATAACTAACAGTAAGCTACTAATAATGTTAGGCATGCATAAGAGATAGTAGGTGCGCTGCTGTGAAATTTATATTTCCTTCTCAGGATCTAAATGAGGAGAGCTGCAGCTTGATATCCAACCGATTGTACTGAATGCTTTGTTGTACGGCAGATGATTTGCATGCAACCCTAATCTATCTCTCACAACTTTAATTGGTAAATTAATGAAATGATGATGCAACAGCATCACATGTTTCAAGAAGAGTTTCATCCCTCGAATGCTACTTGGTTCATCTTTCTCCTTGGCAACGAAACCATCAGTTCATGGTTATGTTACAAGCGTACAACATGTTTGTGTCCAGAAAGAGTAGCATGCCATAGTATGTATGCAATTTGTTTCCTTAATGCCCATGAGCTATATCCATGATTGTTTGCTTTCTCTTTTGATGTGTATATGGGCAATAAACAGAAAAGAAAGAGCCAACAGATGCCTTAACTGTAGCCAAACATGGTACCACGCTCGCAGACCATCACATTTGGATTTCCAGCAAGTCTTATTTTCTCTGCAGAGCTGACCATAACCTGCAAATGTACAGGTTAACTTTGACAAGCATATGCATCAAGAAAAGTAGCACAAGTAAATCTGATGAAATAGTTTGCTTTAAGGCTAAACCAGAAGGTAATTTATTAGAACTCCCTCGAGTGATTGCATATCTTGTCAAAAAAAGTTGAGTAATATGAAGACAAATAGACAACATATGTTTGGACAATTGTTTTGCATAGAAAATATCAGACAAATATGCTCAAGTAAGGCTGCGATGGCACATGTTTCATCTTAAAACAAAGGTTATCTAAAGAAATATATGGTAACACTCAAGAAAAAGATAACTGGATTATCACAGAGCAGATGCTCACAGACTGAAAGGGAACTGCTAGTCTCCTTGATCACTTATTAAAATTTCATGTTGATTGCTGAAGTAATGTGAAAATCCAACCAGCTTAAGCCAAGATGTCATTAGTCTCAAGTAAATGAAAATGTCCGGTAAAAGCAAATAGCTCCTTTCTTTCCAAATTGCACCTCATTCATAAAAACCATTGTGCCTTTGTGCAACACTAAATACATGAACCATTTTAGGCTAATAATTCAATCAGTAAATTAGCAAGTAGCTAACAATGCTTGTATTCAAATTTCAATTATACTACCAGCTAGTGATGCACTTACAGAGGATGCACAGAATTGGCCTTTCTTGATATTGATAATTTTTCCAGTCTTAGCAGCAGCCACAAGAAGATCAGTCTGTTATCATAGTAATATGCTTGCATTAGACATGAAGAACGTGGTGAATATATGTAGAATCATGCCTAAACATATGAAGGTAATGCAGTTTGCTGTAGAAATCTCATTGTACAAATTGTACCTGACGACAGAGGAAAGCTGGAATTTGTATAATGTCAGCAACTCTTCCAACAGCTTCACACTGAGCTTggaataaaaaaggaaaagttcACACATGTCTTACTGTTACTGAAATGCAAAGACCAAGTAGCATGAAATAACATTCTTGTTCACAAAAATTGCACAGAGTACAAAAAGAAAATCCTTTTCTACTCCTAATTCATAGAACATGCAAAGATCTGCTGCAGAATTTAGCCAAATAGGGCAGCAACACAGCAGAATCTATGAATACCTGGTGGCTTTCGTGCACATCAGTTACAATTGGAAGGTCATATGTTGCTTTCACTTTTTCAAGGATCTGACAAAAGACAAAATTTGTACAAGAATAGAATATCAACACATTATTGCACGTGGAAAGCTACATACACATCACGCAGACATAGACATAAAACCTGACAGAATAAAGGTTAGTGAACTGCCATTGGCTCTTGAACTTGAAGAAATCAAAGGTATGGCTAACTTTTACTAGTTCTTCTcaaaacttagggggtgtttggatcctggagctaaagtttagtccgtgtcacatcggatattcggatgctaattaggagaactaaacatgagctaattacaaaactaattgcagaacccctaggctaaatcacgagacgaatctattaagcctaattaatccatcattagcgaatgtttactgtagcaccatattgtcaaatcatggactaattaggcttaatagattcgtctcgcgatttagcctaggtgttgtgaaattggttttgtaattagcctatgtttaatactcctaattagtgtccaaacattcaatgtgacaggggctaaagtttagctcggggatccaaacacccccttagcctAGGCCAAAATAACAAGTGCTGCAAGGTATTTCAATTGGTATTGTTTTGTCACTCCCATAAATCTAGATAATCACTGAAACCAAAAGTACGTACAACACAATTATCATCTGCTATTGCAGAGAACCAAACTAGTGCCCTAAAAAAACTATGACTGCACATGAATTAGCAAGTATTAACTGCATGTGCATTGTACTGAACACCAATGTTATTGAAATTAGGAACTGCCTAGTTTGAAGGATAAAACTGGCTGCACCCTTAGGCCTTCTTCCAGACCAGGACCACGGAAAGATTTCGATGATGTACGATTTGCTTTATCAAAGCTGGACTTGAAGACAAGTGGGATCCCAAGCCTGTTACGGACAACAAACAGAAACAGAACAGGTTCAGATTTAGCTTGTTTTCTTATTAAAAAAACTATGACGATTAAGTTGCTCACTTGGTTGTGATGCCTTTAATGTGTTTGGCCATCTTCAGGACATGCTCCTCCGATTCAATCACATTGGGCCCGGCTAGCAGGAAGAATGGTTTGGCAGCCTGTTGCAACACTCAGATGGTTCAATCCTTTGCATAGAAATAACACGGCACTCCAAACATGATTACTCTAGTAACAAGTATCACTTGTATGATTGGCAAACTAAGAAACAAACACGGTGCCTGAAATATCATTACACTAGTTTCAGCCTGTATCATTATATGATGGCAAACAAAGAAACTATCACGGGCACAAGGGTACTCTCAAGGCAGCAATCCTTTTTAAGTACACCACATTGATTGCTATCGCTTATCAGCTCCAAGAGACCAAGACTATCAATCTTAACCACAGGAAAAAGGACAGTGGTGAGGATCCAACGATTCCAACCAAGATTCATGCCAGCAAAGCAACAAGCGTTGCTTCCACATATTCGCTGGGAACAGAGGGgcgaaaaaagagagagatctGTACCCGCGAGAGCACGCAGTGTGATCGACGAAATGCCGCAACCAAGCCAGCGATGATAAACACAAAAGGCAGTTGCAATGCGCACCTTGAGGCTGTCGAATAGCGCGACGGGCGGGCCCTCCATCCTCCTTTTCCTCGCTCCCTGCGCGGGGACAACCTAAGATCAAGGCCACCCCTGTCTCTCAGTCCGAGAACTCGCGAGAGAAATGCGGCAGAATCAcgagggagagggagacaaAAAAAGCGAGATTTCCCCAATGAGGAGAACtatgagagggagagggaggaggatgaggagcacGAACCGGGGAGAAGAGAGATCGGAGGGATCGAGATGCGAGTTGGGAG
This sequence is a window from Setaria italica strain Yugu1 chromosome III, Setaria_italica_v2.0, whole genome shotgun sequence. Protein-coding genes within it:
- the LOC101768756 gene encoding adenine DNA glycosylase encodes the protein MAKNPKAADNRRGRPPTRRSQPRRAKAAPVASSSVDIEDLAPSVTVAVAAAAPAALRAQLLRWYDAHRRDLPWRRASGGEEERAYAVWVSEVMLQQTRVPVVVGYYERWMARWPTVRSLAAATQEEVNEMWAGLGYYRRARFLLEGAKQIVEKGEFPRTASALREVRGIGDYTAGAIASIAFNEVVPVVDGNVVRVLSRLHAIADNPKESSTMKRFWELAGQLVDPLRPGDFNQAMMELGATLCSKTKPGCTGCPVSSHCQALALSLENSSVQVTDFPRVVPKAKPRSDFAAVCVVQIAQGLGEEVTDTKGNDDLFLLIKRPEEGLLAGLWEFPLVLVDEGKTDSLNRRKAMDKYLTRLLSIDMGRKSNVILREDVGQHVHIFSHIRLTMYVELMIINLKDGVDRLCKKEDDSTKLKFTNESSVESMGLTSGIRKVYNMVKAFKEKRLSVSERGQVPTRKRSRRSKQ
- the LOC101769163 gene encoding 2-dehydro-3-deoxyphosphooctonate aldolase, with the protein product MEGPPVALFDSLKAAKPFFLLAGPNVIESEEHVLKMAKHIKGITTKLGIPLVFKSSFDKANRTSSKSFRGPGLEEGLRILEKVKATYDLPIVTDVHESHQCEAVGRVADIIQIPAFLCRQTDLLVAAAKTGKIINIKKGQFCASSVMVSSAEKIRLAGNPNVMVCERGTMFGYNDLIVDPRNLEWLREANCPVVADITHALQQPAGRKLDGGGVASGGLRELIPCIARTSVAVGVDGIFMEVHDDPLNAPCDGPTQWPLRNLEELLEELLAIARVTKGKKPFKIDLTPFQE